A stretch of the Dictyoglomus sp. genome encodes the following:
- a CDS encoding alpha-glucosidase/alpha-galactosidase: MVKIAIIGAGSVSFSLKLIQDLNYYKDLSGSTVSFMDIDEKRLNLVYNLAEKYMKETGTNLKLEKTTDRKKALDGADFVINTVKIGGYHNMEKEREIAESLGYYRGTDDKVSDYYGGFFAYEQLRFIRDLARDVEKICPNAWYMQVSNPVFEGTNLVLRETGLKVVGFCHGYLELFHIIKMLNLDPKDVEEQVAGFNHCIFLTKFKYKGENAYPLLDKWIKEELPKLWNSYDYMISPWEYTQFSPASVEMYKLYGLFPIGDTPRSVSPWWFHTDLNEKKKWFPAGGPDSEIGWTMYLYGLKLRFQQMEKLAKDPSISITRELPVEESMESIVPFVDAIVNNHKRRLVINVPNNGAIKGIPEDVIVEIPVYVDKNGIEREKIENIPSRLMLYVLIPRWLRMERILQAFREEDRTSLILMIMEDHRTKTFEQGKNLVETILSQPWNEDMNKHYK, encoded by the coding sequence ATGGTAAAAATTGCAATTATAGGTGCAGGAAGTGTTTCTTTTTCTTTAAAACTCATTCAAGATTTAAACTATTATAAAGATCTTTCAGGAAGCACGGTAAGCTTTATGGATATTGATGAGAAAAGGCTAAATCTTGTTTATAATTTAGCAGAAAAATACATGAAAGAAACTGGAACAAACTTAAAACTTGAAAAAACTACAGATAGAAAAAAAGCATTAGATGGCGCAGATTTTGTCATAAATACAGTTAAAATTGGTGGTTATCATAACATGGAAAAAGAAAGGGAAATAGCAGAAAGTCTTGGATATTATCGAGGAACAGATGACAAGGTTAGTGATTATTATGGAGGATTTTTTGCCTACGAACAACTGAGGTTTATAAGGGACCTGGCAAGAGATGTTGAAAAAATATGTCCTAATGCCTGGTATATGCAAGTTTCAAACCCTGTATTTGAAGGTACTAATTTGGTACTGAGAGAAACTGGATTAAAAGTTGTAGGCTTTTGTCACGGTTATTTAGAACTTTTTCATATTATAAAAATGTTAAATCTTGATCCTAAAGATGTGGAAGAACAAGTAGCAGGATTTAACCATTGCATATTTCTTACAAAATTTAAATATAAAGGTGAAAATGCTTATCCTCTTTTAGACAAATGGATAAAAGAAGAATTACCAAAACTCTGGAATTCTTATGATTATATGATTTCTCCCTGGGAATATACTCAATTTTCTCCTGCTAGTGTAGAAATGTACAAACTTTACGGTTTATTTCCTATTGGGGATACTCCAAGAAGTGTCTCTCCTTGGTGGTTTCATACTGATTTAAATGAAAAGAAAAAATGGTTTCCCGCAGGAGGACCAGATTCAGAGATTGGATGGACAATGTATCTATATGGTTTAAAATTAAGATTCCAACAAATGGAGAAATTAGCAAAAGATCCCAGCATTTCGATAACTCGGGAACTTCCTGTAGAGGAAAGTATGGAATCTATTGTACCTTTTGTAGATGCAATAGTAAACAATCATAAAAGAAGGTTAGTTATAAACGTGCCTAATAATGGAGCAATAAAAGGTATTCCTGAGGATGTAATAGTAGAAATTCCTGTATATGTGGATAAAAATGGAATTGAGAGAGAAAAAATAGAAAATATTCCTTCCCGTTTAATGCTTTATGTTCTAATTCCAAGATGGCTTAGAATGGAAAGAATATTACAAGCTTTTAGAGAAGAAGATAGAACAAGCCTTATTCTTATGATAATGGAGGATCATAGAACAAAAACTTTTGAGCAGGGAAAAAACTTAGTAGAAACTATTCTTTCTCAGCCTTGGAATGAGGATATGAATAAGCACTATAAATAA
- a CDS encoding nitronate monooxygenase, producing MKIPSLKIGDLVARIPIIQGGMAVGISLSGLASAVAEEGGIGVIATAGIGMLEHDFGNNFLEANIRALRKEIRKAREKTKGIIGVNIMVALTNFIDMVKTSIEEKVDIIFAGAGLPLDLPKYLTKESRTKLVPIVSSVRAARIIAKTWIDKFNYVPDAFVVEGPLAGGHLGFKKEELDDPNITLEERFKEVLKEIRVLEEKYDKEIPVIPAGGIFDGKDIVKFLKMGAAGVQMATRFVATEECDGDFRFKKAYLDAKKEDIIVIKSPVGLPGRAIKNEFLESVERGEKKPFKCVFHCIKTCDYINSPYCIALALINAKKGMLKSGFAFAGANAYRVNKIVSVKNLIKELISEIEQE from the coding sequence ATGAAAATTCCAAGTTTAAAAATTGGAGACTTAGTTGCAAGAATTCCTATAATCCAAGGAGGAATGGCTGTAGGAATTTCCCTTTCAGGTTTAGCATCTGCAGTAGCGGAAGAAGGCGGAATTGGAGTTATAGCTACTGCAGGTATTGGTATGCTGGAACATGATTTTGGAAATAATTTTTTAGAAGCAAATATCAGGGCATTAAGAAAAGAGATTAGAAAGGCAAGAGAAAAAACAAAAGGAATAATTGGTGTGAATATTATGGTTGCTTTAACAAATTTTATAGACATGGTAAAAACTTCTATAGAAGAGAAGGTAGATATTATTTTTGCAGGTGCAGGCTTACCTTTGGATTTACCTAAATATCTTACAAAGGAAAGTAGGACAAAATTAGTTCCTATTGTTTCTTCAGTTAGGGCTGCAAGAATTATCGCAAAAACCTGGATAGATAAATTTAATTATGTTCCCGATGCTTTTGTTGTAGAAGGACCTTTGGCAGGAGGGCATTTAGGATTCAAGAAAGAAGAATTAGATGATCCAAATATTACACTAGAGGAAAGATTCAAAGAAGTTTTGAAGGAGATAAGAGTTTTAGAGGAAAAATATGATAAAGAAATACCAGTTATTCCTGCAGGAGGAATATTTGATGGGAAGGATATAGTTAAATTTTTAAAAATGGGAGCAGCTGGTGTACAAATGGCAACAAGATTTGTTGCTACTGAGGAATGCGATGGGGATTTTAGATTTAAAAAAGCTTATTTGGATGCAAAAAAGGAAGATATTATAGTCATAAAGAGTCCTGTGGGACTTCCAGGAAGAGCTATAAAAAATGAATTCTTAGAATCTGTTGAAAGAGGAGAGAAAAAGCCTTTTAAGTGTGTCTTTCATTGTATAAAGACTTGTGATTATATAAATTCACCTTACTGTATTGCATTAGCTTTAATTAATGCAAAAAAGGGAATGTTAAAATCAGGCTTTGCTTTTGCAGGAGCTAATGCTTATAGAGTGAATAAAATTGTTTCTGTTAAAAATCTTATAAAAGAATTAATCAGTGAAATTGAGCAGGAATAA
- a CDS encoding nitroreductase family protein, which translates to MNVKDAIYERRAYRSIEPIEVTEELIQDLGEKAGLSPSCFNNQPWRFIFVYDREILEKLFTALSPGNKWATNSSLIVVIFTKKDFDCIIKEREYALFDTGIATGFMILRAVELGLVAHPIAGYDEEKVKEILDIPKDMTVIALLVFGKKTEKINPLLSEDQIEREKTRPQRLSLDKILYLNKYTSL; encoded by the coding sequence ATGAATGTAAAAGATGCAATATATGAAAGAAGAGCTTATAGATCCATAGAACCAATTGAGGTTACTGAAGAATTAATTCAGGATTTAGGAGAAAAAGCTGGTCTTTCCCCTTCTTGTTTTAATAATCAACCTTGGAGATTTATATTCGTGTATGACAGGGAAATATTAGAGAAATTATTTACTGCTTTGTCTCCAGGAAATAAGTGGGCTACAAATTCCTCACTTATTGTTGTGATATTTACTAAAAAGGATTTTGACTGCATCATAAAAGAAAGAGAATATGCCTTATTTGACACAGGAATAGCAACAGGTTTTATGATTTTAAGAGCAGTAGAACTAGGATTAGTTGCCCATCCCATTGCAGGTTATGATGAGGAAAAGGTAAAAGAGATTCTTGATATTCCAAAGGATATGACTGTTATTGCTTTACTAGTTTTTGGAAAAAAAACAGAAAAAATTAATCCATTATTAAGCGAAGATCAAATAGAAAGAGAAAAGACAAGACCTCAGAGACTTAGTTTAGATAAAATTCTTTACCTAAATAAATATACTTCCCTATGA
- a CDS encoding ABC transporter substrate-binding protein, with the protein MQKSFKILLILSILFSLLIFPLQAAAPIKIGAIFPITGPIATFGISSANGVKMAFEEVNAKGGVLGSKIELILEDDQYKAEEVANAAKKLIERDKVVAIIGEVASSMSLVLAPICQASKIVMITPTSTNPRVTLVGDYIFRACFIDDFQGTVMANFVYKTLKLKTSAMLVAVTSDYSKGLAQFYKEAYTKLGGKIVAEESYSEGDSDFRAQLTKIKAAKPDFVYLPGYYSDIGPILLQARELGITVPFGGGDGWDSPKLIETAGKAAEGCYFSNHYSPESQDSKVQTFVRDYKKKFGETPDALAALSYDAAMLLVEAIKRARSAEPSKIRDALMSFTKDKPFRGVTGTIYFDQNRNPVKSAVIIEIKGGKQVYRATVRP; encoded by the coding sequence ATGCAAAAGTCTTTTAAAATCCTTCTAATCTTAAGTATTCTTTTTAGTCTTTTAATTTTTCCTCTCCAAGCAGCAGCTCCTATAAAAATTGGTGCCATATTTCCTATAACGGGACCTATTGCAACTTTTGGTATTTCTTCTGCAAATGGAGTTAAAATGGCTTTCGAAGAGGTTAATGCAAAGGGAGGAGTATTAGGAAGTAAAATAGAGTTAATTTTAGAAGATGACCAATATAAAGCAGAAGAGGTTGCAAATGCTGCTAAAAAATTAATTGAAAGAGACAAGGTTGTGGCAATTATAGGAGAAGTTGCAAGTTCTATGAGTCTAGTCCTTGCTCCTATTTGTCAAGCATCGAAAATAGTTATGATTACTCCTACCTCTACTAACCCAAGAGTAACCTTGGTTGGAGATTATATCTTCCGAGCTTGTTTTATTGATGATTTCCAGGGTACAGTTATGGCAAATTTTGTATATAAAACTTTGAAGTTGAAAACATCAGCTATGTTAGTTGCTGTTACTAGTGATTATAGCAAGGGTCTTGCTCAGTTCTATAAAGAAGCATATACAAAATTAGGAGGAAAGATTGTTGCTGAGGAATCTTACTCTGAGGGAGACTCTGATTTCAGAGCTCAGCTTACAAAAATTAAGGCTGCAAAGCCTGATTTTGTATATCTTCCTGGATATTATTCCGATATTGGTCCTATTCTTCTTCAAGCAAGAGAGTTAGGAATAACTGTTCCTTTTGGTGGTGGGGATGGTTGGGATTCTCCAAAACTTATAGAGACAGCTGGAAAAGCTGCAGAGGGTTGTTACTTTAGTAATCATTATAGTCCAGAATCACAGGATTCAAAAGTTCAGACTTTTGTAAGAGATTATAAGAAGAAGTTTGGAGAAACTCCCGATGCTTTGGCAGCTCTTTCTTATGATGCTGCTATGCTTCTTGTTGAGGCTATTAAGAGAGCACGAAGCGCTGAACCATCAAAAATTAGGGATGCATTGATGAGTTTTACAAAGGATAAACCATTTAGAGGTGTAACAGGTACTATATATTTTGATCAAAATAGAAATCCAGTAAAGAGTGCAGTTATTATTGAGATAAAGGGAGGAAAGCAAGTTTATAGAGCCACAGTTAGACCATAA
- a CDS encoding fucose isomerase, producing the protein MKNLPEVKLGIVAVSRDCFPIELSRNRKGKVVEECVKKGLNIINIETIIENEEDVLKALKEIKEKDINALVIYLGNFGPEGPTSLLAQKFDGPVMVCAAGEETSEDLFNGRGDAYCGFLSLCYNLGLRDVKVYIPHYPVGIPSEIAEMIKEFIPIAKTIIALKKLKIFSFGPRPQDFNTMHAPIKPLYDLGISIMENSELDLYDVFKKAENDTRISQVAEDMAKELGVGNRYSDLLKKLAQYEIALLDFMEKNLGASEFGVFANKCWPSFERYFGFVPCYVNSRLATRGIPVSCESDIYGALSEYIIYTVSELPVTLLDINNTVPYDLIKESKDKIKDYKFTDLFMGFHCGNTPSCYLLNYSMKYQLIMHRLMEPEKEPDITRGTLEGRIRPGEILIFRLHATPDAKLISYIAEGEVLDIDPKSFGSIGVFAIKEMGRFYRYVLLEKKFPHHTAVGFKHVGRYIYEILKVLGVAEIYYPLPESVFYSNENPFIK; encoded by the coding sequence ATGAAAAATCTTCCTGAGGTTAAATTGGGTATTGTAGCAGTAAGTAGAGACTGTTTTCCTATTGAACTTTCCCGAAACAGAAAAGGCAAAGTAGTAGAGGAATGTGTTAAAAAGGGATTAAACATTATAAATATTGAAACTATAATTGAAAATGAAGAAGATGTTTTAAAGGCTTTAAAAGAAATAAAAGAAAAAGATATAAATGCACTAGTAATTTATCTTGGAAATTTTGGCCCCGAAGGACCTACTTCTCTTCTTGCTCAAAAATTTGATGGACCCGTAATGGTTTGTGCAGCGGGTGAGGAAACAAGCGAGGATTTGTTTAACGGAAGAGGAGATGCTTATTGTGGATTTCTTAGTTTGTGCTACAACTTAGGTTTAAGAGATGTGAAAGTTTATATTCCTCATTATCCCGTTGGAATACCTTCAGAAATAGCAGAGATGATTAAAGAATTTATACCTATAGCAAAAACTATTATTGCCTTGAAAAAGTTGAAGATATTTTCTTTCGGGCCAAGACCCCAAGATTTTAATACTATGCATGCTCCTATAAAGCCTCTCTATGATCTCGGGATATCGATAATGGAGAATAGTGAACTAGATTTATATGATGTATTTAAAAAGGCTGAAAATGATACAAGAATATCTCAAGTGGCAGAGGATATGGCAAAGGAGCTTGGAGTAGGTAATAGATATTCAGATTTATTAAAAAAATTAGCCCAATATGAAATTGCTTTATTAGATTTCATGGAAAAGAATTTAGGAGCATCAGAATTTGGAGTTTTTGCAAATAAGTGTTGGCCTTCTTTTGAGAGATATTTTGGATTTGTTCCTTGCTATGTGAATTCAAGATTAGCCACAAGAGGGATACCTGTATCATGCGAATCAGATATATATGGTGCATTAAGTGAATATATTATCTATACTGTAAGCGAATTACCTGTTACATTGTTAGATATTAACAATACTGTTCCTTACGATTTAATTAAAGAGTCAAAGGATAAAATAAAGGATTATAAATTTACAGATCTTTTTATGGGATTTCATTGTGGTAATACTCCATCATGTTATCTATTAAATTATTCTATGAAATACCAACTAATTATGCATAGACTAATGGAACCTGAAAAAGAACCAGATATAACAAGAGGTACTCTTGAAGGAAGAATAAGACCTGGGGAGATTTTAATATTTAGATTACATGCTACTCCTGATGCAAAACTAATTTCATATATCGCGGAAGGAGAGGTACTTGATATTGATCCGAAATCCTTTGGAAGTATAGGGGTTTTTGCTATAAAGGAAATGGGAAGATTTTACAGATATGTACTTCTTGAGAAGAAATTTCCTCATCATACTGCAGTGGGTTTTAAACACGTTGGGAGATATATATATGAGATATTAAAAGTATTAGGAGTGGCGGAAATATATTACCCATTACCTGAAAGCGTATTTTATAGTAATGAAAACCCTTTTATAAAGTAG
- a CDS encoding metallophosphoesterase: protein MIIYKKINKIKRILLSSLLIFLLSSISYPFTFAVIGDRTGRPMRGVFEKNLSEILKTDAKFIIQLGDILENSSVEQYEFIKNLLKNIKIPIYFVPGNHDLLGDPEGKKFQEFTRKPLYYYFDYENARFIILNNSSGRIGKEQMIWLIDVLENTKTKYKFVFMHQPVIAPSFFFIFHKADPIESIKLMEIFEKYQVDYVFSGHIHMYYRKEINGVIYIISGIGGSTPYVSPEVDAGKPHFILINVSENGITDNRIIIEK from the coding sequence ATGATAATTTATAAGAAAATAAATAAAATAAAAAGAATTTTACTCTCTTCTTTACTTATCTTTTTATTATCCTCTATCTCCTATCCCTTTACCTTTGCAGTTATCGGAGATAGAACAGGAAGACCTATGAGAGGCGTATTTGAAAAAAATCTTTCAGAAATTCTAAAAACTGATGCAAAATTTATTATTCAACTTGGAGATATTTTAGAGAATAGTAGTGTAGAACAATATGAATTTATAAAGAATCTTCTTAAGAATATAAAGATTCCTATATACTTTGTTCCAGGAAACCATGATTTACTAGGAGACCCCGAGGGTAAGAAATTTCAAGAGTTTACGAGAAAACCTCTTTATTACTATTTTGATTATGAGAATGCAAGGTTTATTATTTTAAACAATTCCTCAGGAAGAATCGGAAAAGAACAAATGATATGGTTAATTGATGTTTTAGAAAATACTAAAACAAAATATAAGTTTGTTTTTATGCATCAACCAGTGATAGCTCCAAGCTTTTTCTTCATATTTCATAAAGCGGATCCTATAGAATCTATAAAACTTATGGAAATTTTTGAAAAATATCAAGTTGATTACGTTTTTTCAGGTCATATCCATATGTATTATAGAAAAGAGATAAATGGGGTAATCTATATAATCTCAGGAATTGGTGGTTCAACTCCTTATGTATCTCCAGAAGTCGATGCTGGAAAACCCCATTTTATATTAATAAATGTATCTGAGAATGGAATAACAGATAATAGGATTATTATTGAAAAATAA
- a CDS encoding alpha-N-arabinofuranosidase — translation MQKAKVILDKDFVISKIDKRIYGSFIEHLGRAIYTGIYEPEHPLADEMGFRKDVIELVKALKIPIIRYPGGNFVSGYNWEDGVGPKENRPKKLELAWRSIEPNEVGINEFVEWCKRVDSEVMLAINLGTRGIDSARNLVEYCNFPGGTYYSDLRKKHGYSKPHNIKVWNLGNEMDGEWQIGHKLAHEYGRLAREVAKVMKQIDSNIELVVCGSSGPKMPTFPEWERIVLEHTYDVVDYISLHYYANMPGEGFINLPKDTDLRSFVAKNLDMDEFIKTVISTIDYVKAVKRSNKNIHISFDEWNVWYHSFEKDKNVEPWQVAPPILEEDYIFADALLVGCMIMTLLRHADRVKIACLAQLINVLAPITTVKGGIAYRQTIYYPFLHTANYGHGVVLFPKVDSPKYDSRLYTDVSVLETAITYNEEEESISIFAVNRDPENDLLVEYQLKGFNGYKVIDHIVYESSDPYIGNTPENPDRVVPHKVNNSSIDGNVLEVLMPKFSWNVVRLKKE, via the coding sequence ATGCAAAAAGCGAAAGTAATTTTAGATAAAGATTTTGTTATATCTAAGATAGATAAGAGAATTTACGGATCCTTTATTGAACATCTAGGAAGGGCAATTTATACAGGTATTTATGAACCAGAGCATCCTCTAGCAGACGAAATGGGCTTTAGAAAGGATGTAATTGAGCTTGTAAAAGCCTTGAAAATTCCCATCATAAGATATCCTGGAGGAAATTTTGTATCAGGATATAATTGGGAAGATGGAGTAGGTCCAAAGGAAAATAGACCTAAGAAATTAGAACTTGCATGGAGGAGTATTGAACCTAATGAGGTAGGTATAAATGAATTTGTGGAATGGTGTAAAAGGGTTGACTCAGAAGTTATGTTGGCAATAAACCTAGGAACTCGAGGTATTGATTCTGCGAGAAATTTGGTTGAATACTGTAATTTTCCAGGAGGAACTTATTATAGTGATTTACGAAAAAAACATGGATACAGTAAACCTCATAATATAAAAGTCTGGAATTTAGGAAATGAGATGGATGGAGAATGGCAGATTGGACATAAACTTGCTCATGAGTATGGGAGACTTGCGAGAGAAGTGGCTAAAGTTATGAAACAGATAGATTCTAATATAGAACTTGTGGTTTGTGGTAGTTCAGGTCCTAAAATGCCTACTTTTCCAGAATGGGAAAGAATAGTCTTAGAACATACTTATGATGTAGTAGATTACATCTCTTTACATTATTATGCAAATATGCCTGGAGAAGGATTTATAAATTTACCAAAGGATACAGACTTGAGAAGTTTTGTTGCGAAAAATTTAGATATGGATGAATTTATCAAAACAGTTATTTCTACGATTGATTATGTTAAAGCAGTTAAACGTAGTAACAAGAATATTCATATATCTTTTGATGAATGGAATGTTTGGTATCATTCCTTTGAAAAGGATAAAAATGTAGAGCCTTGGCAAGTAGCACCGCCTATTCTTGAAGAAGATTATATTTTTGCAGATGCTTTGCTTGTAGGATGTATGATTATGACTCTTTTAAGACATGCGGATAGAGTGAAAATTGCATGTTTGGCTCAACTTATTAACGTTCTTGCCCCTATAACTACAGTGAAAGGTGGAATTGCATATAGACAAACAATTTATTATCCTTTTTTACATACTGCAAACTATGGACATGGAGTAGTTCTATTTCCTAAAGTTGATTCTCCTAAGTATGATTCAAGACTTTATACTGATGTTTCTGTTTTGGAAACTGCGATAACTTATAATGAAGAGGAAGAATCTATTTCCATTTTTGCTGTAAATAGAGATCCTGAAAATGATCTTTTAGTGGAATATCAGCTTAAGGGTTTTAATGGGTATAAAGTTATAGATCATATAGTATATGAATCTTCTGATCCTTATATTGGGAATACCCCTGAGAATCCTGATAGAGTTGTTCCTCACAAAGTTAATAATTCTAGTATAGATGGAAATGTTTTAGAAGTTCTAATGCCTAAATTTTCTTGGAATGTTGTTAGATTAAAAAAAGAATAA
- a CDS encoding L-ribulose-5-phosphate 4-epimerase — MLLRELREEVYKMNMELPKNNLVVLTSGNVSGRDLKTNLVVIKPSGVKYEDLSPEKMVVVDLEGNIVEGELKPSVDTLSHLMVYRERKDICGIVHTHSPYATSFALLGKPIPIYLTSHADYFGEEIKVARYASPVPLEDVGNALLEVINDENRPEWVKKHSKFTPVVLLKNHGVFTFGKTPSEALKYAVIVEEIAKTCYFALTMGNPEPLSSLEVKKWFERFHEVYGQ; from the coding sequence ATGCTTTTAAGAGAGCTTAGAGAAGAAGTTTATAAGATGAATATGGAACTTCCTAAGAATAATCTTGTAGTTTTAACCAGTGGAAATGTAAGTGGAAGAGATTTGAAAACTAATCTTGTAGTTATAAAACCAAGTGGTGTTAAATATGAGGATCTTTCACCAGAAAAGATGGTTGTTGTAGATCTTGAAGGAAATATTGTAGAAGGAGAATTGAAACCCTCAGTAGATACTCTTTCTCATTTAATGGTATATAGAGAAAGAAAAGACATCTGTGGTATAGTTCATACTCATTCTCCTTATGCTACGAGTTTTGCTCTTCTGGGAAAGCCGATTCCTATATATCTTACCTCTCATGCAGATTACTTTGGAGAAGAGATAAAAGTTGCAAGATATGCTTCTCCTGTTCCATTGGAAGATGTGGGTAATGCTCTTCTTGAAGTAATAAATGATGAAAATAGACCTGAGTGGGTAAAAAAACATTCAAAATTTACTCCTGTAGTTTTACTTAAAAATCATGGAGTATTTACTTTTGGGAAAACACCTTCTGAGGCCTTGAAATATGCGGTTATTGTAGAGGAGATAGCAAAAACTTGTTATTTCGCTTTAACAATGGGAAATCCAGAGCCTCTGTCTTCTTTAGAAGTGAAGAAATGGTTTGAAAGATTTCATGAAGTATACGGACAATAA